tttgcaaaacctgcctcaggtgcgtctcatgctcctcatagctcctcgaatagaccaatacatcatcaataaacacaacaacaaactggtataAGTATTTGTAAAAGactatgttcatcaagtccacaaataccgtaggagcattcgtcagaccaaacggcataacaaaaaactcgtaatgctcgtacctggtcttgaagaccgtcttcaagacgtcttctgctttcactttcacttgatggtaaccGGATcttaggtcaatcttcgaatacacccgcaTACCCTGGAGcagatcaaacaaatcgtcaatacggggtagaggatacttttttttgattgtcactttattaatatccctatagtcaatacacatcctcatagtcccgtccttcttcttcataaataaaactggagctccccacggagatgcactaggtcgtataaagcctttatctagcaaatcctgcaactgatctttcagttcagCCAACTCTGCTagcgccattcgatacggtgctttagagatcggcgctgttcatggaagtagatcaatagggaaatctacctcacgattaggcaACAATCCTATTAGTTCATTTGGGAatacatctgtaaattctttcaccacaggtgtattaataagctttaattcattttctgacatttctttcacaaaagccacaaatcccaaACAGCCACTCAGGAGCAGCCTCCTTGCCTGGACTGtggagaccatctgaggtaaggattgcacttgtgaccctataaatctaaattctggtttccctggaggtctgaatatcacttctctaccacgacagtctataatagcagaattagccgctagccaattcatgccgaaaataatgtcaaacccgtTCATATCTagtaccaccaaatcagcagataaaatcttcccctgaacatcaactggacaaccacagagtaccctactacatctcacattgacccggtcggtgtagccactaatagctcaacatctaatgattgcatttctgccccacataatttaacacactccaAGGATACAAATGAATGTGTGGCAcaagaatcaaaaagtgcaataactttgaATAAAAGCATACTAACAGTATCTGTTACCACGTCGCCGGCCGCCTTAGCGTCGCCCGGCATCAAAgagaaaactctggctggggccgtatttCTCTATTGGCCACCCCGTGGCGCCTAGTAACCTCCTTGTGCAGGTTTAGGAGCAGGAGCGGTACCAGTCTGTgttggacactccctcatcatatttCTTGGCTCCCTGCACCTATAACATacacctcgcccggcacgacactcccctaggtgtctcttcccacaagatgggcaagctagagatggctgcacaccctggaaatcgCGATTCTCGGTCTCCTGTCTCCGATCTCTATAATAGCCATCTCTTTTCCACGTAGCACGACCGACTCCCtattgggaaccagaaggtgtagacccgttcttctgcctctgctcctcagcctccaatcgctcaccaTTCTCTGCTATAGTGCCTCGGTCTACTatctcagcaaaatcctgcaacttcaatattgatacctacttgtaaatttctctcctcaggcctctttcgAACTGTCGTATCTTCTTCACCTCATCTAggataatgtacggggcgaattGGGATAGCTCGATGAACTTTGCCGCGTACTACTGTATTGACAGTTGTCCCTACTTCAGGttcaagaactcctcaatcttagcctccctggacgaggctAGAAAGTAcatgtcgaagaatatttctttaaaccgctcccacgtcatctccacaggtacagtcctctactgctctaataatctcaccgccgaccaccatctctcggcctctccagtcaatttatatgtggcaaatagtaccctctgttcctcataacactgcaacactgcaaatatcttctccatctcctgcacccaattttcagcaactacaggatctgtccctcttgagaaagctggaggactcatctttatgaatttctcgaTCGTACTTCCGTGGCCTATAGAAGAACCACCCTGTTCCTTCAAACTTCTGGCAATCTCTACCACaacttgctgtgctacgctgcaTAAAACGGCATTTGAATCACTACCCTGAGGGTCctgcaccctcactcccactggcatgggcactattgccatcaaggttcatcctaaaaaacatgtaacttaactcaaaacccccaTCACTATatatatcactcaactcatatagtatatttctcccaattaactcgtcactcctaatcttaattcaaagttcaatcctgcaacctagatacccaacccgacgatagtttacaatgactttcctgaaatcgtcatcccaggaaaatcacacaaaccattacggaagtcctgcatctagactacaaaaccagacctcaaattcccatatcctatactctggtattattactgctgcactctaaagtctacagaacctagtaaccttggctctgataccaaatgtagcgacctcaattttcttaacataaaatgtaacataataggTAAAAtgatcaacccaaacccgtgggtagcggggacacttgtcattCACAACAGAAACCTAAGTAGtagtaaaataaaatcttaatCATCTATCCaaaaagcataataccagagttatttacattcccaaaatattgtatatatttacactcttaaaaaaaaaacaaaataacactaggatcatacaacaaaaatctcctgatcctagttcaatgcttacccttctagtagggaagctccaatcccTTAACGGCGGCCTTGGCCCGCCAGTCtctttggatttcctgaaaatcatttaatgtttgggggtgagacacttctcagtaagggaaaataaactaaatacagttgtatggtaacatgaatatttaatgtaattatacatatacagtacatttcatatatctgtagacatttaacataacatactgaataatcatatgatTTCATAATAGCTGGTAAATCGTATCGCatgtaaacatctgttatactgataatactgaaaatatacccaggatgaatagctagctggtgtcatgtattaccccccatgacgggttgtgcagcccgaaggcgggaccccattatggctggccgaccactgccgagtcaaatatgtctgtaagtacaatgggctcaccacaccctggtccggactactaggtggacgtccacactctactgaaagccacatcaactatgcatctcccaccccctcgtggggtggttagcactaatctgatcataaacatctgatttataagctacggtaccgagcccttgaactaaactaaactaacatcctggttgtgataacatataatacatgatcatacataacatcttgaactaaactaacatcctggttgtgataacatataatatatgatcatacataacatcattatggcctcgtgccgaatatatcaaaattacggcctcgtgccaaatatATCGTAATTACAGCCTTGTTCCGaatatatcataaatacggcctcatgccgaataTATCaaaattacggccttgtgccgaaatcatttcaggtatatacattttgaaaataaattgattatcatacattcgtcaaaatcatcgtaacataacatatcttttcataacACCTAAAAACATACTttgctcataaaatctttcatatcgtAATAcgttcacataaaataatattcatgtcacacatgcgctatataaaatcatacttcttattctaaaatcgtaatccTCTggcatttcatatatacatatatgtttcaatataatagcagtatttcccaaacgtacatttcatccataatatacaagtataacatttgtttttctgaaaataaatttacttataattaataataaattgcgtggaaaataactattttagtttattctcttacctgactactgagaaagcccctaaaatatcctaacctaatcctcgtaggatttcctaatcaatatcctaaaactgaaaattcccagtattaaacctcagtattttcatgcatacatcatttcctataactatcgcaagaccaaatttggcttaaaaaatcttacctcaactcaggaatGATTTACAACTCGCTttcaccgacgatccactccgacagattcggagagaacttcctcaggagcgttgtggtgacttcggTTTGTCGATTTGAAGTAAAACtggcccgaaaacgaagagagaaggagagagagtcgtaggagagaggagagagagagaggcgctgaaaatgacaaaatatcctggttttccactatttatactgccagattcgtcgccGAGATAGGTCACtttgttgacgaatccttcagtaaattcattgacgaagccctgtgttcgtttcAAAATAGCCCAAAccgcctctcggtatttcctcgttgacgaagccctgtgttcgtcaacgaaatctttaaagccttcgtcgacgaaaccttgtgttcgtcgacgaagcttggcagctttccttctgttcctgttttcatttttcctccctctttaatATCTAAATTCCAccttttattcgggtcgttacaactaCACTCCCATTGGCATGATGTTATGGCTTCttaaatccaagccttagaaaccaataatacatgggttcttcaacatcttccacctggaaaaaaaccaattggctgtaaatgggtgttcaaaacgaAACTTTGGGCCGATGGATCCACAGAgtgacacaaagctcgcttggtggccaagggctacactcaggtagaaggtttggattatcatgacacttttgctcttgttgctaaactcgttactgtTAGATGTGTTCTTGCAATGGCTGCAActcggaattggcatctccttcaattggatgtcaacaacgcttttctccatggtgacctcgatgaggaggtttatatgatcccTCCACCAAgttattgcaaacagggggagactcgtgtttgtcgtcTCCAGAAATCCCTTTATAGTCTTAAGCAAGCCTCttgcaattggttctctaaattatcttctatttTATTTGCAACGAGTTTCACCCAATCTCAAGCCGATCATTCTCTTTTCACCCGTTCTCGGACCAATtttttactctcatacttgtttatgttgatagcattctcatggcaggcaatgatctcttcgatattagcactttcaaattCATGCTTGCTcagaaattcaaactaaaggatcttggaaaattaaaatatttccttggcctcgaagttgctcgttttcccactggcatatttcttaatcaacaaaaatatgctcttgacatcctcactgacAGTGGTCATCTTGGTTCTCGTCCTGCCCACTTTCCtatggaacaaaatctcaagctcaataatactgatggtgatcttctctccgatccaagctcaTTTCGGCTactcgttggacgtttgatatatctcaccatcgCTCGTCCTGACATTGTATTTCCAATCAACATTCTTAGTCAGTTTATGCTTTAGCTTAGACGGCCACATTATGATGCTGATGTACGTGCTCTTCGATACATTAAGACCTCTCCAGGATagggcttattttttcctactgacaacactcttcaagtctccgCCTATTCTGATTCAGATTGGGCTAGTTGTTCCctcactcgccgctccaccactgggtttttcattcagttgggcaTTAGTCTGATTTCCTGGTGCACTAAATATGGATTTTCACCACAAATAGACTTTAAGACAATGAAAACAAACAAAACGCAGCCCAATGCAACTACAGTTTTTACTTATGCTATGTCATTAATATCAAATAACAGGAGATCATGACCCCTTGAAAAGGAGTTCCCTCCAACAAAATAGGTAATGCATATTTTTTTCCCCATGGCTAAATAGTAAAGGCTAATAAACAACAAAAACAATATCtccaaaaaatttgaatttctgatTTTGGGTGTATGTGTTTTATCACTTTAAAAGATAGTTGTGATAATAGTTCTATTTCTCGTAATTTTTCGCTCTGCAGAATTGCCTCattgctcatttttcacattaaTGTGAAGCTGCTGCTCTTCTTTACCCTTCAGCAGATGGGGTCTCAACTTGCTTACATCTAAGAGTTGAACTGGCTTCAGGAAGAAATCTTCTGCCCCTTCTTCCAAGCATTTGCTGATCCTTGAAGGGATATTCTTAGAAGACATGATTACAACTGACCCAAAAGCTGCAAGGCCTTACTTCCAGAATCAACTACTGTGACTTGTTCGTTCACACCGCACGACTACTCTAATTAAACAATCAATACATTTGCCTTTCAATTCTTAAGGCGAGGGTATCaatacttttataaatttttttggcCGTCTTAAAATTTGGATCTGACTTAATTGGGAGGTTTGAATCATCTGAACTGATCTAGTGTTATGGAAGCATCTAGTTCTTTAATGGCTACAAATACTATCATCGATTCTCCAACCTCTTCTGAGATTGTTATCACTAGTCTCACCAGCGAACAATACCGTCATCTAGATCTTCTATTGCGCTTGAGCACCAACTTTGCCAATTTTGTCGGTAATCTTgcctcttgtcattctgcttctctttcaaacactgaatggattgttgattcaggtgcctccgatcacatgactttcaatttgtcttcttttGATAATATTCAGTTTCTTAATCAGCCATGCCCCAATAaacttccaaatggtgacatctTTTCTATAACTCATACCGGCACTATGCGGTTTTGTCCTACTTTCTccctttctaatgttctttatgtgccttcatttaaatttaatttattatacatcagcaaacttaccaaggatctcaattgtgttactatATTATTTCCCACCTTTTGTGTCTTTCaagacctatcaacgaggagatTGATTGGAATGTGTGAAGTACGGGACgggctttaccactataaacctactctttggcatcaacgtcttggtcacccttctatttcatgtattccaaaaaccttaaatatttcttcttctcatttgctTTGTGATGTTTGCGCTAGAGCTAAGCACACTCGCTtacctttttctttaaatacaaataagagcacattttgttttaatcggatttattgtgatatatggggtggttatcctacagtTTCACTttttggtgcacattattttttaacaatcgtggatgactactcgcgtgctacatgggtctatcttatgcgcatgaaataTGATTCTTTCTCTTGCCTTATGAACTTTTACGCCATGattaaaaatcatttcaattgcactgttaagcacgtgcgcactgataatggtagagaatttctATTCACTCCACTTTAaacctttttccatgatcaaggcatttttcatgAACGCAAATGTGTGGATACAtctcaacagaatggtgttgccGAACGTAAACATCGTCATCTTTTTAATGTGGCTTGGTGCTtacgttttcaagctaatcttcccatctctttttggggtgaatgcattctcacagccacttatttaattaatcgCACCCCTTCACCcaacctcaatcataagtccccttatgaactttttttttcagaaaccaccatcatatacacacttgcgagtatttgtgtgcttgtgctatgcccaaactgcTCGCCAACACCGTGATAAATTCTCTCTCCGTGCTATTCAATATGTTTTCTTAGGTATCcctactcatcataaggcttatgaTGTCCacgatcttgaaaataaaaaaaatttcatctcccgtgatgtcacttttgaagagaATGTTTTTCCCTCTCATCTCATATCTCCAACGCCAACATCTCCTGCAATCCTTCCCTTTCCCATTTATGATATACATCCTTCCTACATATTACCTATTCCATCAACCACACCTAACCCTAGCTCctcatctctccctccttctGACTTGGCCTCCTCACCGccaccctcaccctcacccccttccccaccaccccctccacccacctcttcaCGGCCCAATCGTGCTATCACACATCTCTCTTACTTGGCTGATTACATCTGCCCTACCTTACCATAATCCTCCACAGCTTCACAGGTTTCAAGATGTCCCTCAGGAAcagttcattgtctctcctcttttttatcttatcatcattTCTCTAATCacatttgacttttctttctgttatgtcccaacatcccgaacccacctcatattcttaGGCTGTGCTACACTCCCATTGGCATGATGCCATGGTTTCTGAAATCCAAGCtttagaaaccaataatacatgggttcttcaacatcTTCCACTTggaaaaaaaaccaattggctgtaaatgggtgttcaaaatgAAACTTCGGGCCGATGGATCCATAaagcgacacaaagctcgcttggtggccaagggctacactcaggtagaaagtttggattatcatgacacttttgctcctgttgctaaactcgttactgttagatgtgttcttgcagtggctgCAACTTGGAAtcggcatctccttcaattggatgtcaacaacgcttttctccatggtgacctcgatgaggaggtttaaATAATCCCGGTCCACCAggttattgcaaacagggggagactcgtgtttgtcgtcTCCAAAAATCCCTTTATAGTCTTAAGCAAGtctctcgcaattggttctctaaattattttttgttttacttGCAacgggtttcacccaatctcaggccgatCATTCTCTTTTCACCCATTCTAGGGACcagtcttttactctcatacttgtttatgttgatgacattctcatggcaggcaatgatctctctgatattagcactttcaaagtcatgcttgctcagaaattcaaactaaaggatcttggcaaattgaaatatttccttggcctcgaagttgctcgctctcccactggcatatttcttaatcaacaaaaatatgctcttgacatcctcactgataaTGGTCATCTTGGTGCTTGTCCTGCCCACTTTCCCATGaaacaaaatctcaagctcaataatactgatagtaatcttctctccgatccaagcttGTTTCGACGACTCAttggacgtttgatatatctcaccatcactcgtcccgacattgtatttccagtcaacattctcagtcaatttatacACCAGCCTAGACGACCACATTATGATGTTGCTATACGTGTTCTTCGATACGTTAAGACCTCTCCAGGACatggcttattttttcctactgacaacactcttcaagtctccgCCTATTCTAattcggattgggctagttgttCCCTCACTCGCCGCTTCACCACTGggtttttcattcagttgggcactaATCTGATTTCttggcgcactaagaaacaaactacagtgtctcgctcctccgccgaagctgagtaccggacacttgcttccactacttgtgaacttacatgactcaaaactcttttaaataatCTTGGAGTACCGTATTTctagcctatgctcttatattgtgacaaccaagcggctcttcacattgcccagaATCCAGTTTTCTATGAACGTACAAAACGTATaaaaatcgattgtcatattgttcatGAAAAGTTACAGGCTAGCCTCTTCTTCATTAAACATATTCCTTCCCACAATCAGCTTGCTGATATCTTCACCCAAATTTTGAATCatgaacattttcaaaacttatcacgcaagttgaACATTATGGATCTTCATGcttcaacttgagggggagtgttagagaaatatacactttccatcttagaaaaatacactttcccatttttcaattctctcaagtatatatatacccttataatattcaagaatcaatagaaaaaattattttttttccaattctAAAAAGACTTAAGGGTTTGACTGTGTATTTAAAACATTTCACATTTTAAAAAAGATAATCAACATGAATATTTTCAAggattctttttaaattaaaaaaattcatttttttaaataaattcaaaCAGTGGTCCAATAGAGTTTACCCATATAGTTTAAAAAAAGAGTATACACTCACAAATTCAcatgatcacaaccaaatcatgATCCAATTGGAATCCAACTCCTTTGACAGAAGACAAAATTCTtaggtttttgaaatttatttaaattttttaaatagaaaatacCACAAACTTCTGTCCCTCCACATGACTCATAGCATTCAAATGGGGACAAAATCTTATTAAGATATAAATAAACTTCAATGAAGACTACTTTGTGTCCACGATCCACATTGACTCAATGAACTACTTGATTGTATTAGAGAAGCTGGCTCACCAGCACATGGTACTTGTGCTTGACAGATCAATAGATATGCCAAAATGAAAAGATAAGAATCAAACATTGTCCAGTCCACAAGCTCAAAACTGCTGCCACAACATTCAGAAACTATAATGGACTTCCAATGGAACATAATACAACACATTGAACTAGAATTGTagaaattgttatttcaaactgCTCACAGTGATGCAGAGAGCCCTCAAACCCTACAAAGGACTATAGCAATACAATGGAAACTTCTAATCCTTTTTGGTATAGTGCCGAACCGTGAAAGCCAACCCCAAAATCAAGAGGGGAACTAGGAACTGCAAAATCTTGATCACGAACTCGGGGGTCTTGTCTTGGTTGTATGCTGCATCGGCCGGTCGAATGAACATACGCTTGAGTGGAACCGTCGATGCATCAATCTCGCCAATGTAGTATTTTTCCATCATCTCCCGAGCAGAATCACTATGACCCACATCTTCGAAATCATTTGTTGCATCTTTCCCTGCAATAATTTTCATGCAGAGTCCAGCACATCATGCTTATccatttggaaatttaaaaacttgAGCCTTTGTCTGAGAGAACTTTGTCAAAGAAAAAGGAGAGGGGAGAAAATAAGTAGGGAATCAATTTTCCTTTCGTATTTTCtctatatcccaaaaaaaaaattaaaaatgaaaattaagttAATCCAAGATTGAagacatgaaaaataaaaattctgtGAATGATTAACTATATAGTTTCTCTCTTTCTCATCCTCGACAAGTAATAACCAAAGAAGAAAAGGTAGATTCCTTCATATCTTCTTTCCTGtgtttttcaagttccaaataaAACCCAAAAGTTAAAAAGTAATGACAATATAACCATACCAGTCGCTGATAACAAAACTTCATCACCTCCAGGATGATCATCCATGAATGATGTCACATCATAGACCTGATACACATGGTTGAaactcaattcaaaatttcaacaatAATTTACACAACAATAAATAACACCTACGAACATAGTAATAAACTAAACTATTTATTGTATAGACCACCAAAACCTAGAAGATTTTTCTTAGTATTTTGTATTTCAGCTACTTATTTTTCTCCGAAGAAGACAGTAGCTCAAAATGAAACTCTCATTTTAGTCGCTTAAAAGGGAGGATCTCTATTCATACCTCAGTTAAGGAGTATTTAATGCAACAAAACATCAATGCCAATCATGACAATCCAAGTTGTCAATATGGATTTTCACCACAAATAGACTTTAAGACATTGAAAACAAACAAAACGCAGCCCAATGCAACTACAGTTTTTACTTATGCTATGTCATTAATATCAAATAACAGGAGATCATGACCCCTTGAAAGGAGTTCCCTCCAACAAAATAGGTAATGCATATTTTTCCCCCATGACTAAATAGTAAAGGCTAATAAACAACAAAAACAGTATCTCCAAAAAACTTGAATTTCTGATTTTGGGCGTGTGTGTTTTATCACTTTAAAAGATAGTTGTGATAATGTGATATTGCAGACAGGAAGGTATTCATATGGAATTCCTGTTGATGAAATACATTGAATTTGAAATTTGGAATAAAGGAAATTCAAACACCAGAAGGCTAGTTTAAAGAAACCCAAGCATAAGGTCCCtgcaattttttcaaaaataaactgactaAATGATGGACAAAGGCATCCAGAATTACCAGATTAGTATGGGTTCCATCAGGTTACAACATACAACTCCCATCAAATCATTCTTCATTTTATTAAGGTTCACAGGCAGCAGGATTTCCAAGAAAAATTGTTTAATGCCCCCATAACCAACTGGATTTTCTTTAACATCCAGCTGACTATCCAAATCTCAATGAACTTCTCATGATCAACTATCTTTATGCCGGGAGATGCACTATATGCATTCTAAATCAGAAAATTTTGGAGTCAGCCCACTCATTTATTATACACTATTTACACTTCAATTTTACATATCTATTTCATATTTTTGGCTGCTCACTATATCATGATTTGTGTCCCACACTCTGCAGGGATACTTTTCCTTTTTGGCATTAAAATGCTTGAAGCCTTGAAGGCTTGAAGCAATAAACAGTACTTACGAATCAATACCAATCTATTTTGTCTATTTAACAACCCTGACAAGTATTGAGACCAGGTCCTTTGGCACATATGGTCATTTACTTGAAATTTTGAGACAACATTGACACCCAAACATTTATAGACCCTTATGAGAAGTGttgacatttaaaattttttctctaATATATAGTACATCACAATactgttatttttattttatttttaactaaaaGGATGTTGCTTTTTGTATAACAGATGTTTTGATAGTGGTAAGAGATCttgataatt
The Malania oleifera isolate guangnan ecotype guangnan chromosome 13, ASM2987363v1, whole genome shotgun sequence DNA segment above includes these coding regions:
- the LOC131145629 gene encoding cytochrome b5 codes for the protein MASDPKVYLFEEVAKHSEIKDCWLIISGKVYDVTSFMDDHPGGDEVLLSATGKDATNDFEDVGHSDSAREMMEKYYIGEIDASTVPLKRMFIRPADAAYNQDKTPEFVIKILQFLVPLLILGLAFTVRHYTKKD